In Camelus dromedarius isolate mCamDro1 chromosome 4, mCamDro1.pat, whole genome shotgun sequence, the DNA window gAACAAGAGTGAGTTTTAGGGGAAACTGACATGTTTGGATCTAGTACAGATAACAAGTATCTGCCAAAGAGTAACTTACTTCACATGACTAACCACTCacttatgtaaattttatctactcgtgagaaatagagaaaaatcagtgtcACCATTTTAGTCTCCGTATTTAAACCGagtttttctttccatattttttttccatctttgaaTATAAGGGAAAATAACTAGCTCACTTCTGCTGGCTTAAGATTTCCTAAACAGCTTTTAGCCTTCAAGGTATAGCTGTGTAAAACCAAAGAGAGACACCCAGCTATTTATTGGGATTCCAAAgtacaaaataaacacacaggCCCCTCATAATCTAGTAACAGCAAGAGCAACAGTTAAACTGTCTTACACAACAGATGTGTTAGTTTGATTTTCATCGGTAACTTCTTTTTCATCAGGACCACAGACAAAAAGCTGGGTGCCCAGAGTTTTCTGGGCAAATCGGAAATACATGATGTGGCCCATTGCCACAAAGGAGACTGAAATCAATACGAGCAAGCCAAAAGCTTCAGGATTCGGAGCCAGGATGACCATGATGAAATGCAGAAGATCAAGAAGATAGTTCATGGAGTTCTGTACACCGTTTATAATGCCTCTTTCAGATTCAACTACATTTTCTTGCAGCAACTGTGTCACAGTTAAATCAAAGGACCAAAGACCTgtaataaaagataattttagagacttaattttaatttatagctGTACACTTTGgatttatagattaaaaatttgTTGACGTGTGCAAACTACATATTTAGCCCTATTACCTTAAAGTTACCACATGTATATTTATCACAGCCTAGCCTTagagaattttcattaatgaATACTAGGTTATTAGTGGcttcaagaaattatttttacagccacaagacaaaaataaatctaaaccACAAACTTCttaattctatttttctgtgATTATGCATACTATGAAAGCAAAATTCTGAAATCAGAGACAATGAATCTTATTGTAAGTACtagtatttttaaagcttaaaatgaACAGACCTAACACATTGTTATGGTTAAAGTGTAAGGAAATTTTAAGCCATTAGTACATTTAATACTTCTAAAGCACCTACAATAAAGCTGACTTGCTTAAATATTAATGTCTTTGATCAATTAATGAACTGCTTTGTATCACAAGATAAACATGgtttcatttcaaaaatgaatCCAGGCAGAGATAATTCATCAGTACTCTATTAATGATTACTTAAATTTTGCTTTGTCAGAGGtctttatgtttccttctagagCTATAAAACCCATTTGTTTGGCAAAGGATACAATAAATACACATCATGTAGAGAAGACTCTTGAAGGATTTTTTCCCTAACTgctatgtcttttcttttctttacaatttaAACCCAGCACACTTTTTTTACCTTGTCCCACAGAAATACTAAGTTACAGTCCTTTTGGTAGAGTTATAGAAATATAAAGGCTCTGAATTACTAAAAGTATAACTATTATAcataacatctttttaaaaattaactaaattaaaaGACTAAGATATCCACTTAGTAAAAATTTTCAAGCCCGAACCATGTTTTAAGAAactatatgcacatacacacacacaaatagatttttaaactataaaataaaaatttcataataaatgaTTCTAATACATAAGAATAAATAGTGTATTTTGCTTACATTaacattcagcaaatatttcagaCCACTTAACGCTTTATTCTCTGAACCCGCATTGCAGACACTTTATTAACATACAAAACTGATTTCTTACCGATTCTAGCAGCAATGACGCCTGCGAACAGCAGACTGACAGAGGTTATGGGCACAGATTTAGGACTCATCTCTGGGATAATACTAGCAGGATCAGACTCATTTGACTTGTGTATTTCAGCTGTAGAGATGATTGCAGGTAATTCTGTAGGTGTAATTGAAAGTGGCTCTGTTTGAATGAACCTAGAACGGATATCttcaaaaggagaaacagacaggtCCAAGGGGCTTCCGGGCATGAACACGGAGATTACACACAAGATCAAACAGGAAAGCTGTGCAAATCCTGAGATTAGGCCAGTCCGAACCAGGCCACATTTTCGACGCAGCCACGTAAAAGCCACAGTTCCCATAATTCCAGTTATGGCTGATGCTCCCATCAAAATACTGAGGACGGACCCGCTCAGCCCCTGAGTGTAGGCGTACCCTGTAGTGATGCAATCAAAGCCCAGGACAGTCATATAGAGGAAAGCAAGACCCATGCCCGCCAGAAACACTGGCTGATTGTAATAGGAGACCCATCCATCTCGGAAGGTGCGGAAGGGCTCAGCCATCTGGGAGGCACAGCTTGGCTCTTGCTCAGGTTCAAGCTCGTGGATTTCAGGCTCTTTCTCACCCATTAGATGAGTTCCCTCCAGGGGTTTTGGCTCAGTTTCTGTTAATAAaagatatcattaaaaaaaaaagacatcattatTTGAGGGAGAGGACATGGGGAGAAAAGCCAATTATTTTACTCAATGTAttctcttctcccctttccctccctcatgGATACCCTGGCTACTaccatataatatgtattttcttttattaatctaAAAATTCCAGCCAAGGAACAATCTCCAAGCAGCATTTATGTTAAATAAACAAGAAACTATTGatgcctccttctcctccctgcccctcaccctgaAATTATATTTCCAGCAAAGTAAATAGCAAGAAAACTCATCAGATGAAATATAATAATTGTCTGGCAAAACACAGCCTCTTATTTTCTGGGGTCCTGTTAAGATTCCATTTGCCTAGAAGCCcaatttcctcttcccttcttgaGAAATGCCCATCTTCATGTCCTTACTCCCTCCCATTGTCCTACAAATGGCATGTAACCTTCTTCTTTGGAGACTCCTAGGAATTCTCTTATTCTCTTTTTCCCCACTGTTCCTCCCATTCCTATGGCTCAGCTTTGCCCGGTCATCCATCAGTTAATCGTCCCTCTGTGCTTACTGCTCACCTTAAGGAAAAGGGCCAGGGGTCCCATTACAACCCCTTGGAGTTCAACCCAGATTTGTTCCTTAGACCCTCAAAAGCCTGGTTGTCGACTCATTTACCAAGTTGACATATTTAACCTCATGCAGGCCTTCATGGTAATAAAACCTGATATAAATTCAATATTATTTTGGTCTTGACCAACATTTAAGGTCTAAGAAGCACAATAAGAGGATTGATCATTTTGTTGAGTTTACCTTTGTATGAATTCAGCTGTTTCAACTCAGTTTCCTCTACTTTAAGAGCAGCTTTCACAGCTAGAGCAGGGGTTTTCTGGTAAACCTTCCAGAGCAGAAAGTACTCCACACACATGGACACCAAATTCCATCCGGAAATGAAACCACAGCCAATGACAGCAGAGCCATACGTCATAATCTGGCCGACAGCCATAGGGGCCAAGATGTTGGTTAACTGGTCAATCCTTCGTATGGTAGCATTCATATCTACAGAGAGGTGAAAGGGGTAGGTAAGTGTGCAAACCCATCAAAGAGAGACTGCCCACTTACATAACACAAACTCACAAACCAAGACCGTGGATCCCTAAACTATAACTTTCTAAAAGCACTTTGCAAGCAAATCACTTTATTAGATAATCATTCGTTGTTTGGCTCAAGCCATAAATTTGCCTCAAAAATCGTGACTCTCTTGACTGCACAAATTAGTCTaatatcaccttttaaaaaatgaatacaatagTAACTCTACACTCATTtacttcaacaaacatttatgaaataCCTATTAGGAGCTAGGTGCCATTCTGGcactataacaaaaaataaagaatagcCTTCCCTGTTTGCATTCCCATGGGAAAACAGGCACAGTAAATCAACAAGCACATAAATACATACAGCATACCAGATGTTCATTAAATGTTATAGAAAAAGTAAAGCAGAAAAGGGGCACAGAGATTACTCAGGGGAAGGGGGAAACTTCAGTTTTATGTGGCAAAATCAGAGAGGAACTCACTGAAAACAGAGAGCATCACAGCAAAGACATGAAGCTGTAGGA includes these proteins:
- the SLC40A1 gene encoding solute carrier family 40 member 1, whose product is MTRAGEHNRQGGCCGSLANYLTSAKFLLYLGHSLSTWGDRMWHFAVSVFLVELYGNSLLLTAVYGLVVAGSVLILGAIIGDWVDKNARLKVAQTSLVIQNVSVILCGIILMMVFLHKEELLTMYHGWVLTSCYILIITIANIANLASTATAITIQRDWIVVVAGGDRSKLADMNATIRRIDQLTNILAPMAVGQIMTYGSAVIGCGFISGWNLVSMCVEYFLLWKVYQKTPALAVKAALKVEETELKQLNSYKETEPKPLEGTHLMGEKEPEIHELEPEQEPSCASQMAEPFRTFRDGWVSYYNQPVFLAGMGLAFLYMTVLGFDCITTGYAYTQGLSGSVLSILMGASAITGIMGTVAFTWLRRKCGLVRTGLISGFAQLSCLILCVISVFMPGSPLDLSVSPFEDIRSRFIQTEPLSITPTELPAIISTAEIHKSNESDPASIIPEMSPKSVPITSVSLLFAGVIAARIGLWSFDLTVTQLLQENVVESERGIINGVQNSMNYLLDLLHFIMVILAPNPEAFGLLVLISVSFVAMGHIMYFRFAQKTLGTQLFVCGPDEKEVTDENQTNTSVV